ATGAGCATGTCCGGTAATGATCGGTCCGTAAGCTCCTAAGTAGTCAATATATTGATTTCCATCTACATCCCAAAAATATGCCCCATTTGCACGTTCCATATAGACGGGAGAACCGCCACCAACAGCTTTAAATGAACGTGATGGGCTATTCACGCCACCGACAATATGTTCAAGTGATTCAGCATGTAATGCTTCTGATTTAGTAAAGTTCAAAGGTCTACCTCCAATTGATCCGTTATTCGTAATGTATGTAATGCTTATTCCATAGTACAGTTTATCATTTTTAGAGGATGTTCGAAAAATATAAGATGAACATTGTATGAGTAACAACAGATAATCGTACTGAAGAGTGGAAGGTTGCTAGAGAATAGTAGTGTGCTGTGTATTTGTCTCAAAATTCGATTATATGAGCTATTAGGATCAGATCTAACAAACATATGTATTTCTTTTACCGAAAACAAAGAATTTGATTTCTCTTTTTATTGGTATAAACTAGTCTTTATGCTATAAAAGCTAAAGAAAATCATTTAAGGAACATTAATATAGAAAGTAATAATTTTGGAGGTTGAAAATTGAAAAACGTCATCGAGGTTGACCAATTAAGAAAAGAATTTAAATCTTACTCAAGTCGTTCCGGGTTAAAGGGTGCATTTAGAGACCTTTTTACACGAAATTATAAAACATTAACCGCTGTAAATGATATTTCTTTCCAAGTTAAACAGGGTGAGATGGTTGGATATATTGGTGAAAATGGAGCGGGGAAGTCTACGACCATTAAGATGTTAACAGGTATTCTTCAACCAACAGATGGTATTGTTCGCGTCAATGGTATGGATCCACATAAAGAACGTGAGCAATTCACGAGAACAATAGGAGTTGTATTTGGTCAGCGTTCTCAGCTATGGTGGGATATCGCTGTTCAAGAATCATTTCGATTATTAAAGAAAGTGTATAAGGTATCAGATGAAGACTATGCAAATCATATGGAGCATGTCATTGAGTCACTTGATATAGGACCACTTTTGGATAAACCAGTACGAAAACTTTCACTTGGACAACGTATGCGTTGTGAGCTTGCCGCAGCACTTATTCATAATCCACCATTATTATTTTTGGACGAGCCTACAATTGGTTTGGATGTGTTAGTGAAATTAAAGATTCGCCGTTTTTTAAAAGAAATGAATGAAAAATATCAAACGACAATTTTGCTTACAACACATGATTTATCTGATATTGAAGCGTTATGTGAACGTGTTGTTATGTTAGATGAGGGAAAAATCATTTATGATGGAAAATTGAATGACTTACGCTCGAATTGGGGTGAAGGAAAGCAACTTCAATTCCAATTCACAGAGCAAGTTAGTCGTGACAACCTTGAAGCTGTTTCAAATGACTTGAATGTTAGTTGGCAGCAAGGTGAACGTGAAAATGTTTGGCTTGCTAATGTAAGTGCTGAAGATACAGTGATCTCAGGTTTAATTGGGCGAGTAGTCGCTGCTTATAAAATCAATGATGTGAAAATTAATGAAATATCAACAGAAGAGATTGTGCGTAATATCTATGAAGAGGGTGCTGTTCGTGGGTAAATATCTCGAAATGATTCGCATCCGATTTTTGATGATGCTTGCATATCGAACAAATTATTATAGTGGAATTCTTATATATAGCATTAATATTGGTGCTTATTATTTCCTTTGGAATGCGATTTATGGTGGGAAAGAGTCGATTGAAGGATTGTCAGTAACGCAAATGGTAACGTATATTGCGATTGCTTGGATGGCACGTGCTTTTTATTTTAATAATATTGATCGAGAAATTGCTCAAGAAATAAAAGATGGTAAAGTGGCTGTCGAATTGATACGTCCATATCATTACCTCGGCATGAAGACCGTTCAAGGATTAGGTGAAGGAATTTTCCGTCTTACGTTCTTCTCGATTCCGGGCATGATCATTGTGGCGTTCATTTTCCCACTTAGTTTCTCAACGTCTGTATATGCGTGGTTATTCTTTATTGTATCGATCATGTTTAGTTTCATCATTAATACACAAATTAATTTGTTTACGGGTATGTTAACGTTCTTCTTCTTCAATAATGATGGGTTAATTCGTGCTAAGAGGGTTGTGATTGATTTGTTTTCAGGGTTACTCTTACCGATTAGCTTCTATCCACTTTGGGCACAAGATGTGATGAAGTTCTTCCCGTTTCAAGCAATCAGTTATATTCCGAGTATGATTTTTACAGAGGGATTCACTGGTAGTGCCGTTACAGAAGCGATTATGTTCCAAATGATTTGGTCAATCGTATTACTTCTACCAATCTGGTTCGTATGGACGTTAGCGAAGAAAAGGTTAGTTATTCAAGGGGGTTAGACTGAGATGTTTTATGTATCAATGTTCTTTCAATATATTGGTCAATATATGAAAACACGCCTCCAATATCGAACCGATCTAGTAATAGAAGTTATTTCTGATTTGCTTTTTCAAGCAGTTAACTTAGTTTTTATTATCGTTGTATTCGGTCATACACAGCTGTTAGGTGGTTGGAGCCGTGATGAGATTGTTTTTATTTACGGATTTTTCTTAGTTCCATTTGCATTGTTTGCAACTTTCTTCAACATATGGGACTTTAATGAACGTTACATTGTAAAGGGAGAGATGGACAGGATTTTAACTCGTCCGATTCATAGTCTCTTTCAAATCATTCTAGAGAGAATGGAATTAGAGTCATTATTTGGTGTTGTGACTGGACTCATCATAATGAGTTATGCAGGGTCGAATTTAGGTTTATCTATGCAATGGTATACGCCTCTCGTTTTCATTGTAATGGTGTTTGGTGGGATGTTCGTATATGCGGGGATTTTCATTATAATCG
The sequence above is a segment of the Bacillus solimangrovi genome. Coding sequences within it:
- a CDS encoding ABC transporter permease: MGKYLEMIRIRFLMMLAYRTNYYSGILIYSINIGAYYFLWNAIYGGKESIEGLSVTQMVTYIAIAWMARAFYFNNIDREIAQEIKDGKVAVELIRPYHYLGMKTVQGLGEGIFRLTFFSIPGMIIVAFIFPLSFSTSVYAWLFFIVSIMFSFIINTQINLFTGMLTFFFFNNDGLIRAKRVVIDLFSGLLLPISFYPLWAQDVMKFFPFQAISYIPSMIFTEGFTGSAVTEAIMFQMIWSIVLLLPIWFVWTLAKKRLVIQGG
- a CDS encoding ABC transporter ATP-binding protein — protein: MKNVIEVDQLRKEFKSYSSRSGLKGAFRDLFTRNYKTLTAVNDISFQVKQGEMVGYIGENGAGKSTTIKMLTGILQPTDGIVRVNGMDPHKEREQFTRTIGVVFGQRSQLWWDIAVQESFRLLKKVYKVSDEDYANHMEHVIESLDIGPLLDKPVRKLSLGQRMRCELAAALIHNPPLLFLDEPTIGLDVLVKLKIRRFLKEMNEKYQTTILLTTHDLSDIEALCERVVMLDEGKIIYDGKLNDLRSNWGEGKQLQFQFTEQVSRDNLEAVSNDLNVSWQQGERENVWLANVSAEDTVISGLIGRVVAAYKINDVKINEISTEEIVRNIYEEGAVRG
- a CDS encoding ABC transporter permease, whose translation is MFYVSMFFQYIGQYMKTRLQYRTDLVIEVISDLLFQAVNLVFIIVVFGHTQLLGGWSRDEIVFIYGFFLVPFALFATFFNIWDFNERYIVKGEMDRILTRPIHSLFQIILERMELESLFGVVTGLIIMSYAGSNLGLSMQWYTPLVFIVMVFGGMFVYAGIFIIIASIGFWSDARTSIMPMMYNIGNYGRYPVDIYNPVIRYILTWILPFAFVGVYPAAYFLGRTEWYSYAFLTPFVGIGFFSLAVFIWNQGVKRYRGAGN